The following are from one region of the Synechococcus sp. CBW1108 genome:
- a CDS encoding AbrB/MazE/SpoVT family DNA-binding domain-containing protein: protein MTLRKDLLAHLGIQPGQRIDVEVLPGGRLELHAEQATGSINSFIGLLAGRSSHCASLEELSKAAAAGWAGLGDANAQPSKSP, encoded by the coding sequence GTGACGCTGCGCAAGGATCTACTGGCCCATCTGGGCATTCAGCCTGGCCAGCGCATTGATGTGGAGGTGCTGCCTGGCGGCCGGCTGGAGCTGCACGCCGAGCAAGCCACCGGCAGCATCAACAGCTTCATCGGCCTACTGGCAGGCCGCAGCAGCCACTGCGCAAGCTTGGAGGAGCTGAGTAAGGCCGCCGCCGCCGGCTGGGCCGGGCTCGGCGACGCAAACGCCCAGCCCAGCAAAAGCCCATGA